Sequence from the Sciurus carolinensis chromosome 1, mSciCar1.2, whole genome shotgun sequence genome:
TAGGCCATAGACCAAGATCCTCAAGGGCAGGGCAATGTCTGTTCCCCAGGACCTACTGCAGTAGTTGGCAAATAAAAGACTTCAGTATGTACTTATCCCTCAGTATCTGTGGTTCCAGGACTCCTGCAGGTACTAAAATCCTagaatgctcaagtcccttatataaaatggcatagttttTGCATATGACCTCTGTaatcttcctttatatttttcttagaaaaaaaaagtgtgcttaTGAGTCACCTGagcatttttttccatatgttttaattggtgcattatagttgcacataatgatgaaatttgttgtgtattcatacatgcatacaatataatgatataattggtatcattccccagtatttccccttttcctttctttccttcttcccttcctttcttctactgtactgatctcccttcatGAGATCATGccacatcttttcctttttctccagtaTTCTTCTAGAATCAcctttagattacttataatacctaatatattataaatgataATGTGAGTAGTTGTTTTACTATACATTCTGTGAATAATGACAAAATGTCACagaccccctttttttttaatacttgggattgaacccaggggcactttacctggGTAAAGTAATTAtgtccctacccctttttattttttattttaataaaataaaagggcctctcagtcctcttgcctcagcttcccaaattgctgcaattacaggtatgtaccaccatgtccttttctgattttttttaatttaattatgttttggtgccagggattaagttcaagggcacttaatcactaagccacatcccagccctttttgtgttttatttagagacaggtctttctgagttgcatagggcttcactaagttactgaagctggttttgaactcacaatcctcctgcatcagcctcctgaaccactggaattacaggtgtgtgccactgtgcctgagttctgaatatttttttttattaaaatctttttttatttttacagactgcattttgattcattgtacacaaatggggtacaacttttcatttttatgattgtacacaatgtagattcacaccattcatgtaatcatacatatacatagggtaatactgtttcattctactatctttctgtcctccacccactTCCacaccattttcctctacaccttccaaagttccttcattcttctctcccctgcATCACCCTCCCCGCCCCCCTCTTGTtgtatattgtcatgcacttatcagagaaaacattcagcctttggtttttttgggcttgacctatttcacttagcatgatattttccatcttcattcatttaccagcaaatgccataattttattcttctttatggctgagtaatattccattgtgtatatataccacattttctttatctatttgttgattgaagggcatcttggttggttccacaatctagctattgtgaatggagctgctgtgaacattgatgtggctgcatcactgtagtatgctgattttaagtcctttgggtataaaccgaggagtgggatagctgggtcaaatagtgggtccagtccaagttttctgaggaatctcattactgctttccagagtggctgcaccaatttgcaactccaccagcaatgtacgagttctgaatatttttgatccaagTTAATTAAATCTGCAGATGTCAAAGCCACAGATATAGAGTGCCAActgtatatttaaatgaaaaacatttaattaagTGCTCATAAAATGCTACGTTCTCACTATAACCCCTTGAGGTAGATATTATTGTTTCCAATTTTGACCTCCTTTACCTATGTGGGCTTCCTCATAAGGACAGCATTTAAGCAAAAGATTACATGGCTGAAAAAACTGAAGGGTCTGTGCTCCATGTCAGGCTACTTTCCTTTCATGTTGCCTTAATTCAGAGGATATGAACTTATTGAGTAATTGCTCTCTAACTTTGAACTGAGACAGATAGATTCTGCCCTGACTTaggtttactttttttcctttacttctgTCATTGCAGGTGGACTAACTCAGGACCTGAAAGCTGCCTCAAGCTGTTTTTTGATGGCATGTGAGAAGCCTGGAAAGAAGTCTGTGGAAGCATGTCATAATGTTGGTCTCCTGGCACATGATGGACAGGTCAATGAGGATGGCCAGCCCGACCTGGGCAAGGCCAGGGACTACTACACAAGGGCCTGTGATGGCAGCTATGCCTCCAGCTGCTTCAATCTTAGTGCCATGTTCCTTCAGGGTGCCCCTGGCTTTCCCAAGGACATGGGCCTGGCATGTAAATACTCTATGAAAGCCTGTGACCTGGGCCATGTTTGGGCCTGTGCCAATGCTAGCCGCATGTATAGAATGGGGGATGGTGTTGATAAGGATGAGGCCAAGGCAGAGATGCTAAAAAATCGTGCCCGACAGCTGCACAAAGAGCAGCAGAAAAGTGTGCAGCCGTTAACATTTGGGTAACGTGTCACACTCTCTCTCCCAGGCAACAAACAGCTTGAGGCTGGCGCCTTCTATTTCTGAGACCTGATGCAGCCCTTAAAGGTCAACCTGCTGGAGCAGGAAAACTTGTGACTTAATATTGTAGCTCTGGTTACATAAATCCATTTGCTCCAGAGTGTCACCTACTGGGATGTGGCCCATAGTGAGTGTGTTCTGTCAGTAATCCTTTATGTGGCTGTATTCTGTGAAGACTCCCACATTTATGGGGTCTTAATATTCAGACTTTTGGAGCTCTGTGAAAAATGGGCACAAACTAGGGAGCCATAAAGATTTGTGTGAGGGATTAGAGGGCCGAATACCAGGAAGATAAAAATTAGCAGCCAAGGCATGAAGAATCAGCTgtcatgaccaccaccaccaccactatcatcatcatcattattttagttGGGTGGGCCTTGAAAATCAGAGTGTCTTGATTTACATAATGGAGGTCTTAAGGAGCTAAGAACACTTAAGTAGTCACGACTGCCACCCTCTGACTTATGTAATCATTGGTGTGGGCTTCCTTTTTGCCTTTAGATTCAGATCTTTCAAGAAATTAATATAGATCAGGAAAGCCATGCAACATGAAGATTAAAGGCTCGTGTTGCTAAGATGAAACGGAAACCTGCCTTCCCATAGAGGAGACATTCACAGCATCCCAGGGCACTCACCTAGCATAGCTCATGCCAAGGGCATACCCAGAGCCGTTCCACCTAGGAATTCGTAAGCAAAGACTTTGTGACATATTTTGCCTACTGATACTGAGCCTTTTTAACTGTTTCTGTGAATAAactattttgtttgatttttactttgtattattAGTGTTCTTTCTGGATTCCAGGTAGGGAGGGTTGAGTGTTTTTCATGGAATTGTGCCTTTTAAGAACATGTGCTTTTTCTATTATCTCTCTACCTCGTCACCAGGGGGCGAACTTGTCATTTTCCTGCTGATTTCAGGATCATTATATGTCACCACCTACTGTTTTTGGCTTCCAGTTTTGCAGCTGTAAGTACAACCACCAAACTTCTCAAGCTGATGGAAGAGAGGgactttccaaattttaaaaggcattaagttcattttttaaatgtaaagtagTTTTTCCTATGCTTAAAGTAAATTCTAGGCCAACAAGCATGtggaaagatgctcaacattactaatcatgtgggaattgcaaatcaaaaccacaatgaaatctTAAAACTCATCCATAAGAAAACAACTTgaggaactggggttgtagctcagcaacagaatgcttgcctggcatgcctgaggcactgggtttgatcctcagcatcacatgtaaataaataaaggtccatcaacaactaaaaaaatatttaaaaaagaaaaaacaatttgattaaaaaatgggcCAAAGACTTAATAGCTCACCAGAGAAGACATACAGATAGAAGATAAGCATATGAATAGATGTTCCATATAACATGTCATCAGGAGAATGCAAATCATAACAACAATGAAACctggcagggtggtgcatgcctgaaatcccagcggcttgggaggctgataaaggaggatcgcaagtttgaggccaggcttagcaacttaatgagaccctgaaaaaataaaaagagactggggatgtggctcagtggtaaagtaccttgggttcaattcctagtacctccaaaacaaaaaacaaaaaaatgaagtcacTGTACAATTATTAGGatgaccagggctggggagatagctcagctggtagagcgcttgtctcacaagcgcaaggccctgagttcgatccccagtaccaaaaaaaaaaaaaaaaaaaaattattaggatgaccaaaatccagaacactaaCACTAAATGCTGGTTGTGATATGGAGCAATAGGAACTCTCATCCATTGCTGTTAGGAATGCAAGATAATATAGCCACTGTGTATGTTTCTCATCAAACTAAACATACAATGTGTTGGGTATTcccaaaggaattgaaaacatCCATACAAAAGCCAGTATGTTGATGTctatagcagttttatttattgttatggtttggatatgaaatgttcCCCCAAAGTTTCGTGGGTTGAAGGCTTGATCCACAATGCAGCAATGTGAAGAGGGAAGGCTGTGGTAAGTGAGGGCATCCTGAGAGCTCTgttctcatgaatggattaatccattggtggttcataattgaatggactactgggaggtggtagataTTGTAGGGAGGCCTAACTGGAGGAAGGATGTCACTGACGGGTATGTTCTGAAAAGGCTTTTCTTATACCTGGCCTTTTCCTGTCTCTGCTCCTGGGTGGCATGAGGTAAtcagctttccttcaccatgccCTACCACTATAATGTTCTGCCTTCCTTGCCTTACCCCAAGTgatggagtcaactgaccatgagctgaaaccatgagccaaagtaaacctttccttcatttagttgaattttttcaggtattttaccacaataatggaaaactaacacataattgccaaaacttggaagcaacccagatgtccttcaacagaagaaAGGATAAGCCATGGTATGTCCATGCAATAGAATAgtattcagtgataaaaagaaattagcaattcctttaaaaaaaaaaaaaaaaaaaagaatattactaAATGATATAAACCAACCCCAAAAGGTTACATTCTACATGATCTCTACTATGTGACACTGGTTATCCATTCTGGAAAAGGCCAAACTGGAGACAAAAAGATTCAGGGATCAGGGACTGGGAATATGgtttagtggtagaacatttgcctagcattcatgagtacctaaattcaatccccaggactggggGTAGAGGAGATCAGGGCTAGGTGGGAGAAAAGGATGAATAGTCAGAGGACAAGACTTAGAGTAGTGAAACTATATGGTACTCTAATGGCAGACATACATCATAATATGTTTGTCCAAACTCCTAAAATGTATAACACCATGCGTAAACCCTAATGGAAACTATGGACTTTGCATGATAGTGATGTGTCAGTAGAGGCTCATCAATTATAAAAAATGTTCCATTCTGATGGGAGATAGTGATAATGAGGAGGCTATTAATTTGTAGAGGTAGATTTTCCATATGTGGACAATCTCTGCCTTCTCAATTTTGCCATGAACCTAAAAttgatcttaaaaaaagaaaaatctattcaaagcaaaatcacaatgagattgCCTCACAccattaggatggctactatTAAAATAAGCATTGTCAAAGATGTGCACTgttgatggaaatgtaaaatagtgcagcTGTTGTGGAAAGCAATGGAATGCTTCTGCAAAATATTAGAATTTCTATATGATCTAGTTGTTCCACTTGTGGGTACACATCCACAAGAATTGAAGCTGAGtcttcaaaatgcatttttacacCCATGTTTTAGCAGCATTACACACAaaagccaaaaggtggaagcatcTCAAATGCCTATCAatatattaatgaatgaataagatgTGGTATGTGCAgccataaaaggaaggaaattctgacacacaGTACAACATGATTGAACCTTGAGGATATTAGGCTAAGTGAAATTGCCCAGCCACAAAAATCCAAATGCTGCATATGAAGTATCTAAACTTGTAAGAGGCATGTAAACTCACAGTAGAATGATGCTTGCCAGGGTCTGGGGTGAGGTGAGGTGTCTAGAGAGTTGTTAAATGAGTATAGAGTTTCaaattcaaaagatgaaaaagttctggagattgcTAAACAATGTGAATATAATTAAAACTACTGAACTATACATTTAACATTGGTTAAGATAGTACATTTCATGTGTACTTTACTACAATTATTAAACCcatgattttaaaagcaaagtttGAAGTTTTTGATTATAAAGTAGTATACTCTTGCCAGgcatgttggcacacacctgtaatcctggcaactctggaggctgaggcaggaggatcgaaagttcaaagccaggctcagcaatttagcaaggcccaagtAAGACCCTGTcgcagaatgaaaaaaaaaaaaaaaaaaaaaaaagagggctagGAATTTgattcagtgattaagtacccctgggttcaattccagtattaaaaaaaaaaaatttaaataaataaaatagtatactCTCATGAAACAAAATTTGGAACACAGAGCAGAAGAAACCATTATCCCTCATTTCTCCACCTACAGGCGTTCTTTTAACAAAgcaatgttaatttttaaaaatactcaaagCATTTTAATTAAGTAACGGGTTTATGATTTTGAAGAATTGGTTTACTTGATTGTTGGGTGGCAGATGTGCTGAATCATTTTTGTTAATGGGTTAGTTCCTGCCTGGGACCTTTAGTACCTGGCTTGCTGAGTCACATACTGAGATGGGACTGGGAACGGTGGAGTGAACATTAAGTGTCAAAATGTTAGGTTTCATGAAAATTACTCAAATGCAAAGAACAATTATTTACTGTCCAGAGAGATCCAGGACCATTTCATTCTAGGCCGCTGTAGGAGGCACTAGGTTGATAAGAGCCAGTATGGATGAGTTTCTCACTTTTGTGCAGCCTTTGAAACAAGGTTTAAAAATGGGTTTCAGACTCTGGTCACAGCAAGCAGTATCATTACTGTGCCTTCTGGCCAGCAGGCATTTGAATCATCATTAGTGACTATTTCCTGCATGTTCTCTCCATGCCAGGCTTGGGCTGAATACAGGAAATTAAGAAAGGACATGATGGTGTAATGGGGAAGAAGATTTGTAATTGAGTAATGATTTGTCTTCTCCCTAAAATCTGATAGTACAGTGCTTAATGCCATGAAAGAGGGCAACAAgagcccctctcctccctttctaGGTGTTCTTGTTCCCTTGGGGCTTGAGTTTTATCTTGTAGGTGATTCAGTTTTGAGCAGAAGAATGGAATGATCACATCTGGAAATCAGGAAGATCATCCCGGTGCAGAAAATGAATTGGAAGGGGGACGActagagagaggcagggaggttGCTACGAAAGGTCAAGGTGAGACATGTTGGGCCCAAGCCAAGGAGTGTCAGgcaaggagaggggaagaggtgAGAGATTGAGGCAGATGAATTAGCAAAATTTATTCTTGTGGGTGTGGGAGAAGAGTAGAATCAAGCAtgaggttaaaaaaacaaaaccaagaaaaccaCCCATTGTTTTAGCAACTGGGTAGATAGTGGGAACCATTCATATTGACTAGAGCTTGCAGAAAGGGGATGGGCACCAAAAACTTGTTGAGCtgtttggtgattttttttttttttctaatttagaaataaattgcattttatttattttatgaaattgctTATAATTTTGTGAAGAGTagcatggcagaaggaaaatACCTAGACTTTGACTCCTACCAATGTGTAGAATTCTGGATTAGTCAAAGGCAAATTGAGATGTGTCTTTCGGGCACCTgaccaagaatgaaaaaaatatgaattaataataattttttttggtaccaacgattgaacccaggtgtgtttaaccactgagccacatccccagccctttttatttttgtatttgagacagggtctctctaagatactgaggctggctttttttttttttttatttttttttatttttattattgtacacaaatgggatacatgttgtttctctatttgtacatggcgcaaaggcataccatttgtgtaatcataaatttacatagggtaatgtttgattcattctgttatttttttcccttccccccacccctcccacccctcttttccctctatacagtccttccctcctccattcttgcccccctccctaaacccaactccaaccctaacactaactcttcccacccccccattatgtgtcctcatccacttattagcgatatcattcttcctttggttttttgagattggcttatctcacttagcatgatattctccagtttcatccatttgcctgcaaatgccataattttatcattctttatggcagagtaatattccattgtatatatataccacagtttctttatccattcatcaattgaaggacatctaggttggttccacaatctggctattgtgaactgagcagctatgaacattgatgtggctgtatctctgtaatatgctgattttagatcctttgggtataggccaaggagtgggatagctgggtcaaatggtggttccattccaagttttttgaggagtctccatactgctttccagactggctgcactaatttgcagctgaggctggctttgaacttgtgatccttctgcctccagcctccagagctgctgggtgtatgtgtgtatgccaccatgtctggcatggtaattcttttatattttttaaaaagatcaagcAGAACTGGTTTTTTGCTTCCTAGCATCCATTTTGCAGTTTaagtctcttttattttgaattctgcATTAGGGTTGGGTGTTCCAAACACTCCAGTTCTTAGGTACCATCTCA
This genomic interval carries:
- the LOC124988463 gene encoding cytochrome c oxidase assembly factor 7, whose product is MAGLVDFQDEEQVKSFLENMEVECNYQCYREKDPEGCYRLVDYLEGIQKNFYEAAKVLKFNCEENKHSDSCYKLGAYYVTGKGGLTQDLKAASSCFLMACEKPGKKSVEACHNVGLLAHDGQVNEDGQPDLGKARDYYTRACDGSYASSCFNLSAMFLQGAPGFPKDMGLACKYSMKACDLGHVWACANASRMYRMGDGVDKDEAKAEMLKNRARQLHKEQQKSVQPLTFG